A portion of the Esox lucius isolate fEsoLuc1 chromosome 20, fEsoLuc1.pri, whole genome shotgun sequence genome contains these proteins:
- the znf804a gene encoding zinc finger protein 804A isoform X1, which produces MACYYIVISSTHLSNGHFRNIKGVFRGPLSKNGNKNLDYAEKERTTTRAKALEDLKANFYCQLCDKQYHKHQEFDNHINSYDHAHTQRLKELKQREFARNVSSKTRKDERKQERALRRLHELAEQRREVQCAPGSGPKFKSTTVAVEGSFRESCTGGPPEETHNGTSSTGMASSSKGQQTLLWPYTGKAKKQAYNRHKIAFSFSFPKKASVKLESSAAVFCENIEEGSRERARRQKLRMPLVELNIPVSTTADDKALGRGAVLSPDISRSSEGSQTPSDRLAAVSGPDLTTTLLPDSDLCAMLVYSENRVGPDVSTVSQSPAFPCQTPLVPMATVADRQFPAETQRNSLTETEPSTSKHAGVRDEDGSVPGKGGGGVGSTAPQVNFAPDGPHPSTTSFSQPSQSPLTAVIDEGEVQEEKKVEENDIPVLVKTLSCPFIKPSQPFFSVLSRDGNTILQWPSEMMTYTRTEPCLSHSCNPLHFDFRAPQPTQSNVKVQVSVGDSQSRTELGLFVAPRVSSEEPTDMNRHKGEVRSAPDHQSPVRHDHQAAERKACLACELHTSDTDTESCGSRPRRHGRGHSTDRSSRRLKGHRRKRAGGGEKWKSRDRRHYRSHKKKRRRRRRRGEREEERCRERETDDGAEKCNTFQRWSECREGHDSQFRGPTSQRLLEKSKQSAPNQTEGSGRASPFTAREKEAEREMIVDWEERSSRQETAGSVNGSAGSPSLSDEGAMDAEKVFGRSSGRDPVDSSTEQRNAAGHSTAGHGSATDLYPESPAGPVGPNPSVMMTHLSPQRPGTIEQDLGSAPLSPAGCGEGSCSSRALKRKRTACLGEGGVDGEQDRDQDASCSKRLSLSAEPCGLDVLVDRDASRQSGCVSCASETRQTKRQRGSGCPPHGSGPPGQTGPPGQSGPPGQTGLVSNTDLQPFGDGRCQLNAQSGKCAGTAAQCLVLNGCTAPSWPASEGSNPMGSSPLPQNTAPSLKVHQSLSPSQPVPVRESHAPEVICVTNENRNPTICLQNSPTVSLSGLVRHLKTCDNLSDPVIGRMEALVDLPSRREVSPSPQMFQMQKACPDKPCQPSPLMHHHQGCPSPQPAQLQRGHPGVSGQEDRGIRESVRPGPTNTSGSSCSPYHRPASPYRNHKPACFQHPSEAMEKHHCLVQIQTHRHILHQHQQVFPGKMKQVLPGSPVPMSATCPPMLHPVHLSPPPLSPMPTGSITIRHTILQHHHHHHAYHHAAFLSPQPTLFPQVLPVPVSRLPMGAEMCSPGPPPFVTSPPQLSVVAPPSSHHHPVAVTFHAMPRPAMFPASMLQPQPHPAVIPLRPMF; this is translated from the exons GACTAcgcagagaaggagaggaccaCGACCAGGGCCAAAGCCTTGGAGGATCTGAAGGCCAACTTCTACTGCCAGCTGTGTGACAAGCAGTACCACAAGCACCAGGAGTTTGACAACCACATCAACTCATAcgaccacgcacacacacag AGGCTGAAGGAGCTGAAGCAGAGAGAGTTCGCCCGTAACGTGTCGTCCAAGACCAGGAAGGACGAGCGGAAACAGGAGAGGGCTCTGCGCCGGCTGCACGAGTTGGCCGAACAACGGCGAGAGGTTCAGTG TGCTCCCGGCAGTGGCCCCAAGTTCAAATCCACAACTGTGGCAGTCGAGGGCAGCTTCAGAGAGAGCTGCACGGGTGGACCACCAGAAGAGACCCACAATGGAACCAGCAGCACTGGTATGGCCTCCAGCAGTAAGGGCCAGCAAACACTGTTGTGGCCCTACACAGGCAAGGCCAAGAAACAGGCATACAACAGGCACAAAATcgccttctccttctccttcccaAAGAAGGCGTCAGTGAAGCTGGAATCCTCGGCGGCGGTGTTCTGCGAGAACATCGAGGAGGGATCCAGAGAACGGGCCAGAAGACAGAAGCTCAGAATGCCCCTCGTTGAGCTTAACATTCCCGTGTCAACCACTGCAGACGATAAAGCACTGGGTCGCGGGGCAGTGTTAAGCCCGGACATCAGTCGTTCTAGCGAGGGGAGCCAGACGCCCTCTGACAGATTGGCCGCTGTGTCTGGGCCTGACCTCACAACGACCTTGCTACCGGACTCAGATCTGTGCGCTATGTTAGTGTACTCCGAGAACAGGGTCGGTCCCGATGTGTCCACTGTCTCACAATCGCCCGCCTTCCCTTGCCAGACTCCCCTGGTCCCCATGGCGACAGTAGCGGACCGACAGTTCCCCGCAGAGACTCAGAGAAACAGCCTGACGGAGACTGAGCCGTCGACAAGTAAACACGCCGGGGTCCGTGACGAAGATGGCAGCGTCCCGGGGAAAGGGGGCGGCGGCGTTGGCAGTACGGCTCCTCAGGTCAACTTTGCTCCTGATGgtccccacccctccaccacctccttctctcagccgTCTCAAAGCCCTTTGACTGCAGTGATAGATGAGGGGGAGGTGCAGGAAGAGAAGAAGGTTGAGGAGAATGACATTCCAGTGCTGGTGAAGACCCTGTCATGCCCTTTCATCAAGCCCAGTCAGCCTTTCTTCTCCGTGCTCAGCAGAGATGGAAACACCATTCTCCAATGGCCTTCAGAGATGATGACCTACACCAGAACAGAGCCGTGTCTCTCTCACAGCTGCAACCCCCTGCATTTTGACTTCCGGGCGCCACAACCAACACAGAGCAACGTGAAAGTTCAAGTCAGTGTGGGAGACAGTCAGAGTAGAACCGAGCTGGGGTTATTCGTGGCGCCACGTGTCAGCTCAGAGGAGCCAACAGACATGAACAGGCACAAAGGAGAGGTCCGCTCTGCTCCCGACCATCAAAGCCCCGTCAGACACGACCATCAGGCTGCAGAGAGGAAGGCTTGTCTCGCATGCGAACTCCACACGAGTGACACGGACACGGAAAGCTGTGGCTCACGGCCGCGACGTCACGGCCGAGGACACAGCACCGATCGATCTAGCAGACGCTTAAAAGGTCACCGCAGAAAGAGAGCTGGCGGCGGCGAGAAGTGGAAATCCAGAGATAGGCGCCATTACAGGAGCCACAagaaaaagaggaggaggaggaggaggagaggagagagggaggaagagaggtgcAGGGAAAGGGAGACGGACGACGGCGCTGAGAaatgcaacacatttcagaGATGGTCTGAGTGCAGGGAAGGACATGATAGCCAATTCAGAGGCCCCACTTCACAGCGACTATTAGAGAAGTCAAAGCAATCAGCTCCAAATCAGACTGAGGGCAGTGGGCGCGCTTCTCCCTTCACAGCCAGAGAGAAGGAGGCGGAGAGGGAGATGATAGTGGATTGGGAAGAGAGGAGCAGCAGACAGGAAACAGCAGGCAGTGTAAACGGCTCAGCGGGCAGCCCCAGCCTCTCTGATGAGGGCGCCATGGATGCCGAAAAGGTGTTTGGGAGGAGCAGCGGGAGAGACCCGGTCGATTCATCAACGGAACAGAGGAACGCCGCAGGACACAGCACAGCAGGCCACGGCAGCGCCACCGACCTCTACCCAGAGAGCCCTGCTGGTCCTGTTGGACCAAACCCAAGCGTGATGATGACTCACCTGTCACCGCAGAGACCAGGGACCATCGAGCAGGACTTGGGCTCGGCACCGCTTTCGCCAGCCGGCTGCGGTGAAGGTTCATGTAGCAGCCGGGCCCTGAAACGAAAACGGACAGCGTGTCTGGGCGAAGGCGGCGTCGACGGCGAGCAGGACCGTGACCAGGACGCGTCGTGCTCTAAGCGTCTTTCACTGTCGGCAGAGCCCTGTGGGCTGGACGTTCTGGTGGACCGGGACGCGTCTCGTCAGTCTGGTTGCGTGTCCTGCGCCAGTGAAACACGGCAAACAAAGAGGCAGAGGGGGTCCGGGTGCCCGCCCCACGGGTCAGGTCCTCCCGGTCAGACCGGTCCTCCCGGTCAGTCAGGTCCTCCCGGTCAGACCGGTCTGGTCTCAAACACCGACCTGCAGCCGTTCGGAGACGGCCGGTGTCAGCTGAATGCGCAGAGTGGGAAATGCGCAGGTACGGCCGCACAATGCCTTGTGCTGAACGGTTGTACTGCCCCGAGTTGGCCCGCTTCAGAGGGCAGTAACCCAATGGGAAGCTCCCCCTTGCCCCAGAACACAGCTCCCAGCCTGAAAGTACAccagtccctctctccctctcaacctGTGCCTGTAAGAGAGTCACATGCCCCAGAAGTAATCTGTgtcacaaatgaaaacagaaacccCACTATTTGTCTCCAAAACTCACCCACTGTTTCCCTCTCGGGCCTCGTTCGTCATCTGAAAACGTGCGACAACCTCTCCGATCCCGTAATAGGGCGAATGGAGGCACTGGTGGATCTCCCCAGCAGGAGGGAGGTCAGCCCCTCTCCACAGATGTTTCAGATGCAGAAGGCGTGTCCGGACAAGCCCTGTCAGCCCAGTCCCCTGATGCACCACCACCAGGGGTGTCCCAGCCCCCAACCTGCCCAACTTCAGAGGGGTCACCCCGGGGTTAGTGGTCAGGAGGACAGGGGGATCAGGGAGAGCGTGAGACCGGGACCGACTAACACTTCAGGTAGCTCCTGCAGTCCCTATCACAGACCAGCTAGTCCTTACCGCAACCACAAACCGGCGTGTTTCCAGCACCCGTCTGAGGCGATGGAGAAACACCACTGTTTGGTTCAGATccagacccacagacacattCTCCACCAGCATCAGCAGGTGTTCCCTGGGAAGATGAAGCAGGTCCTGCCTGGGTCCCCTGTCCCCATGTCCGCTACTTGCCCTCCAATGCTCCACCCCGTCCACCTGTCCCCGCCCCCTTTGTCTCCCATGCCGACCGGGTCCATCACCATCCGACACACCATCCTccagcaccaccaccaccatcacgcCTACCACCACGCGGCCTTCCTGTCCCCACAGCCAACGCTCTTCCCCCAGGTCCTGCCTGTCCCGGTCAGCCGCCTGCCCATGGGGGCAGAGATGTGTTCCCCTGGCCCACCTCCTTTTGTGACCTCACCACCGCAGCTGTCGGTGGTGGCCCCGCCCAGTTCACATCACCACCCAGTGGCGGTGACGTTCCATGCCATGCCCCGCCCTGCCATGTTCCCGGCCTCCATGCTGCAGCCTCAACCTCATCCCGCCGTCATCCCTCTACGGCCCATGTTTTGA
- the znf804a gene encoding zinc finger protein 804A isoform X2, translated as MFHGSGRPPHFAQNGPLKLCGGKSHVTEPPQSLRCSPPQQQAVSMQSECCFRPRRPGLPTDRAVHHGNQQRLKELKQREFARNVSSKTRKDERKQERALRRLHELAEQRREVQCAPGSGPKFKSTTVAVEGSFRESCTGGPPEETHNGTSSTGMASSSKGQQTLLWPYTGKAKKQAYNRHKIAFSFSFPKKASVKLESSAAVFCENIEEGSRERARRQKLRMPLVELNIPVSTTADDKALGRGAVLSPDISRSSEGSQTPSDRLAAVSGPDLTTTLLPDSDLCAMLVYSENRVGPDVSTVSQSPAFPCQTPLVPMATVADRQFPAETQRNSLTETEPSTSKHAGVRDEDGSVPGKGGGGVGSTAPQVNFAPDGPHPSTTSFSQPSQSPLTAVIDEGEVQEEKKVEENDIPVLVKTLSCPFIKPSQPFFSVLSRDGNTILQWPSEMMTYTRTEPCLSHSCNPLHFDFRAPQPTQSNVKVQVSVGDSQSRTELGLFVAPRVSSEEPTDMNRHKGEVRSAPDHQSPVRHDHQAAERKACLACELHTSDTDTESCGSRPRRHGRGHSTDRSSRRLKGHRRKRAGGGEKWKSRDRRHYRSHKKKRRRRRRRGEREEERCRERETDDGAEKCNTFQRWSECREGHDSQFRGPTSQRLLEKSKQSAPNQTEGSGRASPFTAREKEAEREMIVDWEERSSRQETAGSVNGSAGSPSLSDEGAMDAEKVFGRSSGRDPVDSSTEQRNAAGHSTAGHGSATDLYPESPAGPVGPNPSVMMTHLSPQRPGTIEQDLGSAPLSPAGCGEGSCSSRALKRKRTACLGEGGVDGEQDRDQDASCSKRLSLSAEPCGLDVLVDRDASRQSGCVSCASETRQTKRQRGSGCPPHGSGPPGQTGPPGQSGPPGQTGLVSNTDLQPFGDGRCQLNAQSGKCAGTAAQCLVLNGCTAPSWPASEGSNPMGSSPLPQNTAPSLKVHQSLSPSQPVPVRESHAPEVICVTNENRNPTICLQNSPTVSLSGLVRHLKTCDNLSDPVIGRMEALVDLPSRREVSPSPQMFQMQKACPDKPCQPSPLMHHHQGCPSPQPAQLQRGHPGVSGQEDRGIRESVRPGPTNTSGSSCSPYHRPASPYRNHKPACFQHPSEAMEKHHCLVQIQTHRHILHQHQQVFPGKMKQVLPGSPVPMSATCPPMLHPVHLSPPPLSPMPTGSITIRHTILQHHHHHHAYHHAAFLSPQPTLFPQVLPVPVSRLPMGAEMCSPGPPPFVTSPPQLSVVAPPSSHHHPVAVTFHAMPRPAMFPASMLQPQPHPAVIPLRPMF; from the exons ATGTTCCACGGTTCCGGCAGACCACCACACTTCGCTCAGAACGGTCCATTGAAGTTGTGCGGCGGAAAAAGTCACGTGACAGAACCCCCGCAATCTCTCCGGTGCAGCCCTCCCCAGCAGCAGGCAGTTTCCATGCAGTCCGAGTGCTGTTTCAGGCCCCGGCGCCCTGGGCTTCCCACTGACAGAGCAGTACATCATGGCAACCAGCAG AGGCTGAAGGAGCTGAAGCAGAGAGAGTTCGCCCGTAACGTGTCGTCCAAGACCAGGAAGGACGAGCGGAAACAGGAGAGGGCTCTGCGCCGGCTGCACGAGTTGGCCGAACAACGGCGAGAGGTTCAGTG TGCTCCCGGCAGTGGCCCCAAGTTCAAATCCACAACTGTGGCAGTCGAGGGCAGCTTCAGAGAGAGCTGCACGGGTGGACCACCAGAAGAGACCCACAATGGAACCAGCAGCACTGGTATGGCCTCCAGCAGTAAGGGCCAGCAAACACTGTTGTGGCCCTACACAGGCAAGGCCAAGAAACAGGCATACAACAGGCACAAAATcgccttctccttctccttcccaAAGAAGGCGTCAGTGAAGCTGGAATCCTCGGCGGCGGTGTTCTGCGAGAACATCGAGGAGGGATCCAGAGAACGGGCCAGAAGACAGAAGCTCAGAATGCCCCTCGTTGAGCTTAACATTCCCGTGTCAACCACTGCAGACGATAAAGCACTGGGTCGCGGGGCAGTGTTAAGCCCGGACATCAGTCGTTCTAGCGAGGGGAGCCAGACGCCCTCTGACAGATTGGCCGCTGTGTCTGGGCCTGACCTCACAACGACCTTGCTACCGGACTCAGATCTGTGCGCTATGTTAGTGTACTCCGAGAACAGGGTCGGTCCCGATGTGTCCACTGTCTCACAATCGCCCGCCTTCCCTTGCCAGACTCCCCTGGTCCCCATGGCGACAGTAGCGGACCGACAGTTCCCCGCAGAGACTCAGAGAAACAGCCTGACGGAGACTGAGCCGTCGACAAGTAAACACGCCGGGGTCCGTGACGAAGATGGCAGCGTCCCGGGGAAAGGGGGCGGCGGCGTTGGCAGTACGGCTCCTCAGGTCAACTTTGCTCCTGATGgtccccacccctccaccacctccttctctcagccgTCTCAAAGCCCTTTGACTGCAGTGATAGATGAGGGGGAGGTGCAGGAAGAGAAGAAGGTTGAGGAGAATGACATTCCAGTGCTGGTGAAGACCCTGTCATGCCCTTTCATCAAGCCCAGTCAGCCTTTCTTCTCCGTGCTCAGCAGAGATGGAAACACCATTCTCCAATGGCCTTCAGAGATGATGACCTACACCAGAACAGAGCCGTGTCTCTCTCACAGCTGCAACCCCCTGCATTTTGACTTCCGGGCGCCACAACCAACACAGAGCAACGTGAAAGTTCAAGTCAGTGTGGGAGACAGTCAGAGTAGAACCGAGCTGGGGTTATTCGTGGCGCCACGTGTCAGCTCAGAGGAGCCAACAGACATGAACAGGCACAAAGGAGAGGTCCGCTCTGCTCCCGACCATCAAAGCCCCGTCAGACACGACCATCAGGCTGCAGAGAGGAAGGCTTGTCTCGCATGCGAACTCCACACGAGTGACACGGACACGGAAAGCTGTGGCTCACGGCCGCGACGTCACGGCCGAGGACACAGCACCGATCGATCTAGCAGACGCTTAAAAGGTCACCGCAGAAAGAGAGCTGGCGGCGGCGAGAAGTGGAAATCCAGAGATAGGCGCCATTACAGGAGCCACAagaaaaagaggaggaggaggaggaggagaggagagagggaggaagagaggtgcAGGGAAAGGGAGACGGACGACGGCGCTGAGAaatgcaacacatttcagaGATGGTCTGAGTGCAGGGAAGGACATGATAGCCAATTCAGAGGCCCCACTTCACAGCGACTATTAGAGAAGTCAAAGCAATCAGCTCCAAATCAGACTGAGGGCAGTGGGCGCGCTTCTCCCTTCACAGCCAGAGAGAAGGAGGCGGAGAGGGAGATGATAGTGGATTGGGAAGAGAGGAGCAGCAGACAGGAAACAGCAGGCAGTGTAAACGGCTCAGCGGGCAGCCCCAGCCTCTCTGATGAGGGCGCCATGGATGCCGAAAAGGTGTTTGGGAGGAGCAGCGGGAGAGACCCGGTCGATTCATCAACGGAACAGAGGAACGCCGCAGGACACAGCACAGCAGGCCACGGCAGCGCCACCGACCTCTACCCAGAGAGCCCTGCTGGTCCTGTTGGACCAAACCCAAGCGTGATGATGACTCACCTGTCACCGCAGAGACCAGGGACCATCGAGCAGGACTTGGGCTCGGCACCGCTTTCGCCAGCCGGCTGCGGTGAAGGTTCATGTAGCAGCCGGGCCCTGAAACGAAAACGGACAGCGTGTCTGGGCGAAGGCGGCGTCGACGGCGAGCAGGACCGTGACCAGGACGCGTCGTGCTCTAAGCGTCTTTCACTGTCGGCAGAGCCCTGTGGGCTGGACGTTCTGGTGGACCGGGACGCGTCTCGTCAGTCTGGTTGCGTGTCCTGCGCCAGTGAAACACGGCAAACAAAGAGGCAGAGGGGGTCCGGGTGCCCGCCCCACGGGTCAGGTCCTCCCGGTCAGACCGGTCCTCCCGGTCAGTCAGGTCCTCCCGGTCAGACCGGTCTGGTCTCAAACACCGACCTGCAGCCGTTCGGAGACGGCCGGTGTCAGCTGAATGCGCAGAGTGGGAAATGCGCAGGTACGGCCGCACAATGCCTTGTGCTGAACGGTTGTACTGCCCCGAGTTGGCCCGCTTCAGAGGGCAGTAACCCAATGGGAAGCTCCCCCTTGCCCCAGAACACAGCTCCCAGCCTGAAAGTACAccagtccctctctccctctcaacctGTGCCTGTAAGAGAGTCACATGCCCCAGAAGTAATCTGTgtcacaaatgaaaacagaaacccCACTATTTGTCTCCAAAACTCACCCACTGTTTCCCTCTCGGGCCTCGTTCGTCATCTGAAAACGTGCGACAACCTCTCCGATCCCGTAATAGGGCGAATGGAGGCACTGGTGGATCTCCCCAGCAGGAGGGAGGTCAGCCCCTCTCCACAGATGTTTCAGATGCAGAAGGCGTGTCCGGACAAGCCCTGTCAGCCCAGTCCCCTGATGCACCACCACCAGGGGTGTCCCAGCCCCCAACCTGCCCAACTTCAGAGGGGTCACCCCGGGGTTAGTGGTCAGGAGGACAGGGGGATCAGGGAGAGCGTGAGACCGGGACCGACTAACACTTCAGGTAGCTCCTGCAGTCCCTATCACAGACCAGCTAGTCCTTACCGCAACCACAAACCGGCGTGTTTCCAGCACCCGTCTGAGGCGATGGAGAAACACCACTGTTTGGTTCAGATccagacccacagacacattCTCCACCAGCATCAGCAGGTGTTCCCTGGGAAGATGAAGCAGGTCCTGCCTGGGTCCCCTGTCCCCATGTCCGCTACTTGCCCTCCAATGCTCCACCCCGTCCACCTGTCCCCGCCCCCTTTGTCTCCCATGCCGACCGGGTCCATCACCATCCGACACACCATCCTccagcaccaccaccaccatcacgcCTACCACCACGCGGCCTTCCTGTCCCCACAGCCAACGCTCTTCCCCCAGGTCCTGCCTGTCCCGGTCAGCCGCCTGCCCATGGGGGCAGAGATGTGTTCCCCTGGCCCACCTCCTTTTGTGACCTCACCACCGCAGCTGTCGGTGGTGGCCCCGCCCAGTTCACATCACCACCCAGTGGCGGTGACGTTCCATGCCATGCCCCGCCCTGCCATGTTCCCGGCCTCCATGCTGCAGCCTCAACCTCATCCCGCCGTCATCCCTCTACGGCCCATGTTTTGA